A genomic region of Yoonia rosea contains the following coding sequences:
- a CDS encoding DUF6473 family protein, with translation MRHETIETGELSYSPCRYGNSRMLFRGPRKRLDLPYLAFIGGTETYGKFIEKPFPTLVEKAMRQTCVNFGCVNGGIDAFVNDPTIMDICAEADLTVVQVMGANYLSNRFYSVHPRRNDRFLRASTVLQAIYQEIDFSEFSFTRHMLNTLHATSLERFETVVIELRAAWLARMRNMLGQIGRRSILLWFSEDAMTDKHWADRPGQLQVDPLFITASMIDELRPLVKDVVVVNPTQRALSRGSRGMFFPTSQAKAASEMLGVDCHVEASAALIQSIRNQLYAL, from the coding sequence ATGCGACACGAGACGATTGAAACAGGCGAGCTTTCTTATTCGCCCTGCCGGTACGGGAATTCACGAATGCTGTTTCGTGGGCCCCGCAAACGGCTTGATCTGCCGTATCTTGCGTTTATCGGCGGGACCGAAACCTATGGCAAGTTCATTGAAAAGCCGTTTCCAACCCTTGTTGAAAAGGCCATGCGCCAGACCTGCGTGAACTTTGGGTGTGTCAACGGCGGGATTGATGCCTTTGTAAATGATCCGACGATCATGGATATCTGCGCTGAGGCCGATTTGACCGTGGTGCAGGTGATGGGGGCAAATTACCTGTCAAACCGGTTCTATTCGGTCCATCCGCGGCGGAACGACCGGTTCCTGCGCGCCTCAACCGTCTTGCAGGCGATCTATCAAGAGATCGATTTTTCAGAGTTTTCCTTCACAAGGCATATGTTGAATACGCTGCACGCCACATCTCTGGAACGTTTTGAAACCGTCGTGATTGAGTTGCGCGCGGCATGGCTGGCGCGGATGCGCAATATGCTGGGTCAGATCGGGCGACGGAGCATCCTTCTGTGGTTTTCCGAGGATGCCATGACGGATAAGCATTGGGCCGACCGTCCGGGTCAGTTGCAGGTCGATCCCCTGTTTATCACGGCGTCGATGATTGATGAGCTGCGACCGCTGGTCAAAGACGTTGTCGTCGTAAACCCGACACAGCGTGCCTTGTCGCGCGGATCACGCGGCATGTTCTTTCCAACAAGCCAGGCCAAAGCCGCTTCTGAAATGCTGGGGGTAGATTGCCATGTTGAGGCGAGCGCAGCCCTGATTCAATCCATCAGAAACCAGCTCTACGCCCTATAA
- a CDS encoding electron transfer flavoprotein subunit alpha/FixB family protein, producing the protein MAVLLIGEVTDGALAVDATAKAVSAVKSLGDVTVLCAGASAQAAADEAAKIEGVSKVLCAEDPALGHRLAEPTAALIVSLAGDYTHIAAPGTTDAKNVMPRVAALLDAMIISEVTAVVDADTFERPIYAGNAIQTVKSSDATKVMTIRTAGFDAAAMGGSASVESIGAAGDPGLSEWVEDKVAASDRPELTSAGVVVSGGRGVGSEEDFALIEKLADKLNAAVGASRAAVDSGYAPNDWQVGQTGKVVAPELYVAVGISGAIQHLAGMKDSKIIVAINKDEEAPIFQVADFGLVADLFDAVPELTGKL; encoded by the coding sequence ATGGCTGTACTTCTGATTGGTGAAGTCACTGACGGCGCATTGGCCGTTGATGCGACAGCAAAGGCCGTCTCTGCGGTCAAGTCTTTGGGCGATGTGACCGTGCTTTGCGCGGGTGCTTCCGCGCAAGCGGCTGCTGACGAGGCTGCAAAGATTGAAGGCGTCTCCAAAGTGCTCTGCGCGGAAGATCCGGCCCTTGGTCACCGCCTCGCCGAGCCTACCGCCGCTTTGATTGTGTCACTTGCAGGCGATTACACGCATATCGCCGCCCCCGGCACCACGGACGCGAAAAACGTCATGCCACGGGTGGCTGCACTCTTGGACGCGATGATCATCTCTGAAGTAACTGCCGTGGTTGACGCGGACACATTCGAGCGTCCGATCTATGCGGGCAACGCGATCCAGACAGTCAAATCTTCTGACGCCACCAAAGTCATGACTATTCGTACTGCCGGCTTTGATGCCGCGGCGATGGGTGGTTCTGCCTCGGTCGAAAGCATCGGTGCCGCCGGCGACCCAGGCCTGTCTGAATGGGTCGAAGACAAAGTCGCAGCTTCTGATCGCCCCGAACTCACATCTGCGGGTGTCGTTGTGTCCGGTGGTCGTGGTGTCGGGTCGGAAGAGGACTTTGCGCTGATCGAAAAGCTGGCAGATAAGCTGAACGCTGCTGTCGGCGCGTCCCGCGCTGCGGTGGATAGTGGTTATGCCCCAAATGACTGGCAGGTCGGGCAGACCGGCAAGGTCGTAGCGCCCGAACTCTATGTGGCCGTTGGCATCTCGGGTGCAATCCAGCACCTTGCGGGCATGAAAGACAGCAAGATCATCGTGGCGATCAACAAGGATGAGGAAGCACCAATTTTTCAGGTGGCTGACTTTGGCTTGGTGGCAGACCTCTTTGATGCTGTGCCGGAACTGACTGGCAAGCTCTAA
- a CDS encoding electron transfer flavoprotein subunit beta/FixA family protein: MKVLVPVKRVIDYNVKVRVKADGSGVDLANVKMSMNPFDEIAVEEAIRLREAGKVEEIVAVSIGVKQSQETLRTALAMGADRAILVVAADDVHTDIEPLAVAKILAAIVKEEEPGLVLCGKQAIDNDMNATGQMLSALLGWSQATFASEVDVDGDSATVTREVDGGLQTIKVKMPAIVTVDLRLNEPRYASLPNIMKAKKKPLDEKTPADYGVDVAPRLSIVSTTEPEARKAGIIVGSVDELVEKLKEAGAV; this comes from the coding sequence ATGAAGGTCCTCGTACCCGTCAAGCGCGTGATTGACTACAACGTGAAGGTTCGTGTGAAAGCGGACGGCTCCGGTGTTGATCTCGCGAACGTCAAAATGTCGATGAACCCGTTCGATGAAATCGCTGTGGAAGAGGCGATCCGTCTGCGCGAAGCGGGCAAAGTTGAAGAAATCGTCGCCGTCTCGATTGGCGTCAAGCAGAGCCAGGAAACACTGCGCACCGCGCTTGCAATGGGTGCCGACCGTGCCATCCTTGTTGTTGCTGCTGACGATGTGCACACCGACATTGAACCGCTCGCTGTTGCGAAAATCCTTGCCGCGATCGTCAAGGAAGAAGAGCCGGGTCTGGTGCTGTGCGGTAAGCAAGCAATCGACAATGACATGAATGCCACTGGCCAGATGTTGTCGGCCCTGCTGGGCTGGTCACAGGCGACCTTCGCCTCTGAAGTTGATGTTGATGGCGACAGTGCGACCGTGACCCGCGAAGTGGATGGCGGCCTGCAGACGATCAAGGTGAAAATGCCAGCAATTGTGACTGTGGACCTGCGCCTGAACGAGCCGCGCTATGCGTCGCTTCCCAACATCATGAAGGCCAAGAAAAAGCCTTTGGATGAAAAAACACCTGCCGATTACGGCGTTGACGTCGCGCCGCGCCTCAGCATCGTGAGCACCACAGAGCCAGAGGCCCGCAAGGCCGGTATCATTGTGGGGTCGGTTGATGAACTTGTCGAGAAACTCAAAGAAGCGGGGGCTGTATAA
- a CDS encoding cob(I)yrinic acid a,c-diamide adenosyltransferase, with protein sequence MVVLNKIYTKTGDSGETALGNGSRVAKHSMRVTSYGTVDETNATVGLARLHATGEMDAQLAMIQNDLFDLGADLCRPDMEKDGEAEYPVLRMTDAQVARLESQIDTMTKEVEPLRSFILPGGSALAAHLHLCRTVSRRAERLTVELATYESVNPAAVKYLNRLSDWFFQASRIANNNGNDDVLWVPGANRG encoded by the coding sequence ATGGTCGTTCTCAACAAGATCTACACAAAAACCGGAGACTCCGGCGAAACGGCCCTTGGTAACGGCAGCCGCGTTGCCAAACACTCGATGCGGGTGACATCCTACGGCACGGTCGATGAAACGAATGCAACCGTCGGTCTGGCGCGCCTGCATGCCACCGGCGAGATGGATGCCCAGCTTGCCATGATCCAGAATGATCTTTTTGATCTCGGTGCGGACCTTTGCCGCCCTGATATGGAGAAAGACGGCGAAGCAGAATACCCGGTGCTGCGCATGACCGATGCGCAAGTTGCGCGTCTGGAAAGCCAGATTGATACAATGACCAAAGAGGTCGAGCCCCTGCGCAGTTTCATTTTGCCTGGTGGGTCCGCACTCGCGGCACATCTGCATCTTTGCCGTACCGTGTCGCGCCGTGCCGAACGGTTGACCGTCGAATTAGCCACGTACGAGTCGGTCAATCCCGCGGCGGTCAAATACCTGAACCGTTTGTCTGACTGGTTTTTCCAAGCCTCTCGCATAGCCAATAACAACGGCAATGATGATGTGCTTTGGGTCCCTGGCGCGAACCGCGGTTAA
- a CDS encoding twin transmembrane helix small protein, translated as MANDPLFWAMSVSVLVVLVILMWGIGSFGKGGEYNRKHANKIMRWRIGAQFLAVVMILIFVYLRGGGN; from the coding sequence ATGGCCAATGACCCGCTTTTTTGGGCAATGTCTGTGTCAGTGCTGGTTGTGCTCGTCATTTTGATGTGGGGTATCGGCAGCTTTGGCAAGGGCGGTGAGTATAACCGCAAACACGCAAACAAGATCATGCGCTGGCGCATTGGTGCACAATTCCTTGCGGTCGTGATGATCCTGATTTTTGTCTATTTGCGCGGTGGAGGAAACTAA